One Oryza sativa Japonica Group chromosome 8, ASM3414082v1 DNA window includes the following coding sequences:
- the LOC4345836 gene encoding transcription factor AIG1, with protein MVTDGECSAAAVRKGGSPAVRSHSEAERKRRQRINAHLATLRTLVPSASRMDKAALLGEVVRHVRELRCRADDATEGADVVVPGEGDEVGVEDEDDDEGERDEGCYVVGGGDRRWRRRVRAWVCCADRPGLMSDLGRAVRSVSARPVRAEVATVGGRTRSVLELDVVVASDAADNDRAVALSALRAALRTVLLNREELLAAAAAAATDGYKRPRFSPRCSSLT; from the exons ATGGTGACGGACGGGgagtgctcggcggcggcggtgaggaagGGTGGGTCGCCGGCGGTGCGGAGCCACAGCGAGGCGGAGCGGAAGCGGCGGCAGCGCATCAACGCCCACCTCGCCACGCTCCGCACCCTCGTCCCCTCCGCCTCCCGG atGGACAAGGCGGCGCTGCTGGGGGAGGTGGTGCGGCACGTGCGGGAGCTGCGGTGCAGGGCGGACGACGCCACGGAGggcgccgacgtcgtcgtcccCGGGGAAGGCGACGAGGTCGGcgtcgaggacgaggacgacgacgagggcgagCGCGACGAGGGGTGTtatgtcgtcggcggcggcgacaggcggtggcggcggcgcgtcagGGCGTGGGTGTGCTGCGCCGACAGGCCGGGGCTCATGTCCGACCTGGGCCGCGCCGTGCGCTCCGTCAGCGCGCGCCCCGTGCGCGCCGAGGTCGCCACCGTCGGCGGGAGGACGCGCAGCGTCCTGGagctcgacgtcgtcgtcgcctccgacgccgccgacaACGACAGGGCCGTCGCGCTCtccgccctccgcgccgccctccgcacCGTGCTTCTCAACCGCGAggagctcctcgccgccgccgccgccgccgccaccgacggctACAAGCGGCCACGCTTCTCGCCGAGGTGTAGCAGCCTAACCTAA
- the LOC9266895 gene encoding vegetative cell wall protein gp1, which produces MASSGCHLLVLLLAFSAFHCSYAARHLLDTAAAAAAPEAAPAQPSMPTVPTTLPPIPSIPAVPKLTVPPMPSVPIPKVTIPPTAAGTIPSLPIPAIPTTIPTIPTVPVTLPPMPSIPTTIPSIPTTIPTTIPTIPGFQMPPIPFMSSPPKTTSP; this is translated from the coding sequence ATGGCTTCTTCTGGTTGTCATCTTCTGGTTCTGCTCCTGGCCTTCTCAGCCTTCCATTGCAGCTACGCAGCTCGTCATCTTTTGGAcacagcagctgcagctgcagcaccAGAGGCAGCCCCAGCTCAGCCCTCCATGCCAACAGTTCCAACCACGCTGCCTCCGATACCTTCCATACCTGCAGTCCCCAAGCTGACAGTGCCCCCAATGCCATCTGTTCCTATCCCAAAGGTTACCATTCCCCCAACAGCCGCTGGCACAATTCCATCTCTTCCAATTCCGGCCATTCCGACCACCATACCAACCATTCCTACAGTTCCTGTTACCCTGCCACCAATGCCCTCAATCCCAACCACTATTCCATCCATTCCCACCACAATCCCGACGACGATCCCTACCATTCCCGGGTTCCAGATGCCACCAATCCCATTCATGTCCTCACCTCCCAAAACCACTAGCCCCTGA
- the LOC4345838 gene encoding uncharacterized protein, producing the protein MAAVRIAPRLRSLPLLLPGPDAAATAAAVHRSCSSCGGSLAALAPARLRAMSSSSSSSSVSPSPYTTLVGRVSCEREIKKSKFIAIAAPVPDERAAMSFLNEVSDPRATHNCWAYKLGEQFRYNDDGEPSSTAGKPIYSAIISSGIDMVMVVVIRYFGGIKLGTGGLVRAYGGVASECLKDAPTCLVKPKARVGMEVPFDLLGTVYHQLQHYQAEDIKQDYDTGKDGTVMVMFKLEYEKIENLGNAVNSACSRKIELLL; encoded by the exons atggcggccgTGCGCATTGCCCCACGCCTCCGCTCTCTCCCGCTCCTGCTCCCCGGaccagacgccgccgccaccgccgccgccgtccaccgcaGCTGCTCCTCCTGTGGCGGTAGCTTGGCCGCGTTGGCGCCTGCCCGCCTGCGcgccatgtcgtcgtcgtcctcctcctcctccgtctccccCTCCCCGTACACGACGCTCGTGGGTCGCGTGAGCTGCGAGCGCGAGATCAAGAAGAGCAAGttcatcgccatcgccgcccccgTCCCCGACGAGCGCGCCGCCATGTCCTTCCTCAACGAG GTCAGTGATCCCCGTGCAACCCATAATTGCTGGGCGTATAAG CTGGGAGAGCAATTCCGTTACAATGATGATGGTGAACCTTCAAGCACCGCTGGAAAGCCAATATACTCTGCCATTATTTCATCTGGCATTGATATGGTCATGGTGGTGGTAATCAG ATACTTTGGAGGCATAAAATTAGGAACTGGTGGGCTGGTGAGAGCTTATGGTGGGGTTGCTTCTGAATGCCTAAAAGATGCTCCTACTTGTCTTGTAAAACCAAAG GCTCGTGTGGGTATGGAGGTACCATTTGATCTCTTGGGAACAGTCTATCATCAG TTGCAACATTACCAAGCTGAAGATATCAAACAGGACTATGACACTGGGAAAGATGGTACTGTTATGGTCATGTTCAAATTGGAATATGAAAAAATTGAGAATCTTGGGAATGCAGTAAATTCAGCCTGCAGCAGGAAAATAGAACTACTCCTATAA
- the LOC4345839 gene encoding ATP synthase subunit d, mitochondrial, with the protein MSGNGVKKVAEVAAKAGKAIDWEGMAKMLVSDEARKEFNTLRRTFEDVNHQLQTKFSQEPQPIDWEYYRKGIGSKVVDMYKEAYESIEIPKYVDTVTPQYKPKFDALLVELKEAEKESLKESERIEKELAELQEMKKNISTMTADEYFAKHPEVKQKFDDEIRNDNWGY; encoded by the exons ATGAGCGGGAACGGCGTGAAGAAGGTGGCGGAGGTGGCCGCGAAGGCCGGGAAGGCGATCGACTGGGAGGGGATGGCCAAGATGCTCGTCTCCGACGAGGCGCGCAAGGAGTTCAACACCCTCCGCCGCACCTTCGAGGACGTCAACCACCAGCTCCAGACCAAGTTCTCTCAG GAGCCCCAACCGATTGACTGGGAGTACTACAGAAAAGGAATTGGGTCTAAAGTTGTAGATATGTACAAGGAAGCTTATGAAA GCATTGAAATCCCCAAGTACGTTGACACCGTGACTCCTCAGTACAAGCCAAAGTTTGATGCGCTG CTTGTTGAGCTGAAAGAAGCAGAAAAGGAGTCTCTGAAGGAGTCAGAGAGGATAGAGAAGGAGCTTGCTGAATTGCAGGAGATGAAG AAAAATATCAGCACAATGACAGCAGATGAATACTTTGCAAAGCATCCTGAGGTCAAGCAGAAGTTCGATGATGAAATCCGTAACGACAACTGGGGCTACTGA
- the LOC9268405 gene encoding AT-hook motif nuclear-localized protein 28 codes for MERRSQLGGGEGDGKLVVGGGAMGEKKQQLECFSDEVDSRDGGGGAAEETTAGGGGEGVAAVVVVGKRRRGRPPGSKNKPKPPVVVTREAAAAEPAAAAAMRSHVLEIPGGGDVAGALAGYARRRGLGICVLAGTGAVANVSLRHPLPSGAAAEIGGGAAAAVVVFHGRYEILSISATFLPPAMAAAAPRAALGGLSISLAGPHGQIFGGAVAGPLVAATTVVVVAAAFASPTFHRLPAEYDDAPAPVSGSGADADEHRGRRRTEPPEHHHLTPLHPRGIALATATTTTTTQPVYASACQHEEVWPPAAAAAAASAPRPRPPYQ; via the coding sequence ATGGAGAGGAGGAGTCagctgggaggaggagaaggcgatggcaagctcgtcgtcggcggcggcgccatgggcgagaagaagcagcagctggAGTGCTTCTCTGACGAGGTGGACAGccgtgatggtggtggtggcgcggcggaggagacgacggcgggcggcggcggcgagggtgttgctgcggtggtggtggtgggtaagaggaggagggggcggccgccggGGTCCAAGAACAAGCCGAAGCCGCCGGTGGTCGTCAcgcgtgaggcggcggcggccgagccggcggcggcggcggcgatgcggtcGCACGTGCTGGAGATCCCGGGCGGCGGGGACGTCGCCGGCGCGCTCGCGGGGTacgcgcgccgccgtggcctcGGGATCTGCGTGCTCGCCGGGACGGGCGCCGTCGCCAACGTCTCGCTCCGCCACCCGTTGCCttccggcgccgcggcggagatcggcggcggcgccgccgccgccgtggtcgtgTTCCACGGCCGGTACGAGATCCTCTCCATATCGGCGACGTTCCTCccgcccgccatggccgcggcggcgccacgcgcCGCGCTCGGCGGCCTCTCGATATCTCTCGCGGGGCCACACGGCCAGATCTTCGGAGGCGCCGTGGCGggcccgctcgtcgccgccaccaccgtcgtcgtcgtcgccgccgcgttcgCCAGCCCCACGTTCCACCGCCTCCCCGCGGAATACGACGACGCGCCGGCGCCCGTCTCCGGCAGCGGCGCCGACGCTGACGAACACCGCGGGCGGCGCCGAACGGAGCCACCGGAGCACCATCACTTGACACCGCTGCATCCGCGCGGCATAGctctggcgacggcgacgacgacgacgacgactcaaCCTGTGTACGCGTCAGCGTGCCAGCATGAAGAGGtatggccgccggcggcggcggcggcggcggcgagcgcaccACGGCCACGGCCGCCGTACCAATAG